A stretch of DNA from Candidatus Aminicenantes bacterium:
CCGGATGAGGCCATCATGCAACTGTCCGCGGTGGACATGATGGCGGAAAAGTAGGCGGCGATCACAATCCCGGTTACTCCCGCCGGCAGGGCGGTCTTGATCATCATGGGCATGCCCATCTCCGGCTCCACCAGGGGAAAGAGTACACGCGCGCACATGCCCAGGATTACCCCGGCAAACGCCATCACCGGGTATTCAAAAACCCCGGCGATGTACCAGGCGCGGCGGGCTTCCTTTTCATTGCGGCAGGCGAACATGCGCTGGTACAACGTCATGGCGATGATCCAGATGGGAATAATCGTGACCATCCAGTTAAAAAACCGGGTGAAACTGATGTTTCCCAGGTGAAAGGCCTCCGGCCCCAGGCTGTGCCGCAGGCCGGAGATGCCGCCCACCTTGTGCAGGGCCAGGGGAATGGTGAACACGATCAGGCCGGTGAGCAGCAGCGCCCATTGAATGGTATCGGTGTAGATCACCGCTTTCAGGCCGCCGATGACAGTGTAGATGATGGTGACCGCGGCGATCACGATCAGGGCGAATTGAATCGGCTCCATGCCCCAGGGCGCGCGTGGAATAATGGTTGCCGCCGCCAACTTGGCGCCCGCCAGAATCTGTCCCCCGGTAAACCCCAGGTAACCGATGCCCGATACCAGGGCGGCGACCAGGGCCACGCGGTCGTTGTAGCGCCAGCGCAGGAAATCGGGGAAGGTCATCATGCCTTCTTTGCGGTCTACCTTCTTAATGCGCGGAATCAGGAATACGGCGGTAATCCAGGCCCCCACCAGGCCGGTAAAGAGCAGCCAGGTGCCGGCCAGCCCCATCACAAACCCCACGCCGCCCAGGCCGATGGAAAATCCGCCCCCCACGTCGGTTGCCACAATAGACAGGCCCACGTGGTGCGCCGTGATGGAGCGCGAACCCACATAGTAATCTTCGCTGTTCTTGTTGCGGAAATAGTGATAGGCGCCGATGCCCAGCACACCAAACATGTAGAGAGCAAAAATCAGGTAATCGATCCAACTCACTCGTCGTTTCTCCGTTTGTGACGGTCACTGCCCGAGGGCACCAACGAGATGGTATCGTCGTATTCGGCCAAAAGCTTTTCAATGCCCACGGCTTTCCACTCGTCCGCGTCCTCGAGTGACAGCAGCAGGTCGCAGTTTTCACAGTTGCGATCACAGAACACGGGCTCGTAAGAGTCCGGTTCCTTGTAAGAAGTGATCACGCCCTCGTAGTTGCGCAGGATCACCTTGTTGGTTGACCAGGAGATCAGGTAGTTGGGCATGACGGGAATTTTTCCCCCGCCGCCCGGGGCGTCGATCACGTATGTGGGCACGCAGAAACCGCTGGTGTGTCCGATCAGGCTCTCCAGGATTTCGATGCCTTTGCCCACCGGGGTGCGGAAGTGGGAGAGCCCTTCGGCCAAATCGCACTGGTACAGGTAATAGGGCCGCACGCGGTTCATGACCAGCTTGTGAACCAGGGCGCGCATGATGCGCGGGCAGTCGTTGACCCCGGCCAGCAACACCGACTGATTGCCCAGGGGAATACCGGCGTCGGCCAGCTTGGCCAGGGCGGTGCGCGAAGAGTGGGTGCTTTCGCGGGGATGGTTGAAATGGGTGTTGACCCATACGGGGTGGTGTTTTTTCAACATGTTGACCAGGTCGTCGGTGATGCGGTAGGGCAGAACCACCGGCGTGCGCGTGCCGATGCGCACCACTTCAACCGTGTCTATGGCGTCCAGTTCCGACAAAATCCAGTCGAGGCGTTCATCCGACAGGAGAAAGGGATCTCCGCCGGAAAGCAGCACGTCCCGTACCCGCGGCGTTTTGCGGATATAGTCCAGGCCCTGGCGGATGATGTCATCGTCGGGAATGTGGTCCACGTCGCCCACGCGCCGCTTGCGCGTGCAGTGGCGGCAGTACATGGAACACATGTTGGACACCAGGAACAGCACGCGGTCGGGGTAGCGGTGGGTGATG
This window harbors:
- the ablA gene encoding lysine 2,3-aminomutase — translated: MTKLSPRQKAISASIDEKATLQQWRDWKWQLKHSVRDLETFEKLLGVEFPKTDRKKIVKTLEKFPLSITPYYLSLIDTDNLEFDPVARQAFPNPAELVMSKHDMCDPLHEDKDSPVPGITHRYPDRVLFLVSNMCSMYCRHCTRKRRVGDVDHIPDDDIIRQGLDYIRKTPRVRDVLLSGGDPFLLSDERLDWILSELDAIDTVEVVRIGTRTPVVLPYRITDDLVNMLKKHHPVWVNTHFNHPRESTHSSRTALAKLADAGIPLGNQSVLLAGVNDCPRIMRALVHKLVMNRVRPYYLYQCDLAEGLSHFRTPVGKGIEILESLIGHTSGFCVPTYVIDAPGGGGKIPVMPNYLISWSTNKVILRNYEGVITSYKEPDSYEPVFCDRNCENCDLLLSLEDADEWKAVGIEKLLAEYDDTISLVPSGSDRHKRRNDE
- a CDS encoding sodium:solute symporter family protein, yielding MSWIDYLIFALYMFGVLGIGAYHYFRNKNSEDYYVGSRSITAHHVGLSIVATDVGGGFSIGLGGVGFVMGLAGTWLLFTGLVGAWITAVFLIPRIKKVDRKEGMMTFPDFLRWRYNDRVALVAALVSGIGYLGFTGGQILAGAKLAAATIIPRAPWGMEPIQFALIVIAAVTIIYTVIGGLKAVIYTDTIQWALLLTGLIVFTIPLALHKVGGISGLRHSLGPEAFHLGNISFTRFFNWMVTIIPIWIIAMTLYQRMFACRNEKEARRAWYIAGVFEYPVMAFAGVILGMCARVLFPLVEPEMGMPMMIKTALPAGVTGIVIAAYFSAIMSTADSCMMASSG